The Oleispira antarctica RB-8 genome contains the following window.
TATTGGGCGATTACCGGTACCAATGGTAGCGGTAAAACAGCGCTCTCTTTATTAATGGCGAATAAAGTCATTATTAACCAAGGCAGCGCTGAGGGTTTGCCTTTACGTATTGCTTATTTATCGCTAGAAGCTCAAGCCGAGTATCTTGAGAACGAACGTAAGTTAGATCAAAGCGATTTCACCAATGAATTCGACCCTGGTACATTAATATGTGATTTTCTAGCGCCACTAGATGACATTAATAACTGGATTGAGCGCCTCAGAATTCGTCATATTTTAAAGCAAGGTTTACGCTCTCTGTCTACGGGTGAAAGTCGTAAGGTTTTATTATTAAAAGCGCTACAAGAACAACCTGATTTATTGGTATTGGATGCTCCTTTCGAAGGTTTGGATGCCGATAGTCGGATTGCTTTCAAAGAAATTCTAGATCTTTTATATCAGAAACATCAGCCAATGCTATGGGTCGCTAATCGGATTGATGAACTACCTGAATGGACAACACATTTGGCGTTTATGCATGACGCAGAATTAATAGCACAAGGGCTTAAAGAAGAGATAATCGACCTTCCGGAAGTAAAGGGGTTGTTGCACTTTGATCAGCCATTAATCGATTTTCCTAGCGGCTCAAAAACGCCGTTAAAATTGGCTAATAATGAGAGCTTGGTAAAGCTAACGGATGTCAGTATTCATTATGGCGATCGTACTTTATTCAAACACTTAAATTGGCAAATCGATGCTGGGCAACAT
Protein-coding sequences here:
- a CDS encoding ABC transporter related protein is translated as MKFSNIKARLHDGRLLRINDWQPNTSEYWAITGTNGSGKTALSLLMANKVIINQGSAEGLPLRIAYLSLEAQAEYLENERKLDQSDFTNEFDPGTLICDFLAPLDDINNWIERLRIRHILKQGLRSLSTGESRKVLLLKALQEQPDLLVLDAPFEGLDADSRIAFKEILDLLYQKHQPMLWVANRIDELPEWTTHLAFMHDAELIAQGLKEEIIDLPEVKGLLHFDQPLIDFPSGSKTPLKLANNESLVKLTDVSIHYGDRTLFKHLNWQIDAGQHWAIQGPNGCGKTSLLQLITGDNPQCYRNDLKLFGIQRGSGESIWDIKKHIGLVSSSLQWEYRATTNVLSTVISGLYDTIGLYQASADHDKQLALTWLEVIGLRHKANQSLHTLSYGEQRLVLVARALIKQPPLLILDEPCQGLDTPSRLLVLAFINKLAQQHKITLLYVTHHADEIPENINNKMLFELQASGQSTIKLSVKT